The genomic segment TTGTACCTGTAGTTTCGATTTAGATTTACTCACTCTAGATCGTATTGTTCAATTTGACCAATGCACAATGAATCATTGGCTTAAAAGACACATTGTTCATAAAATTCCGGAGGATATTGttatagaaaaaataaaaaaaaattctaaagtaATATGACTGCATATTATGGTTGAACTAAGACTTAagtaggtctattgtgagacaatctcacgaatatttatttgtgagatggatcaatcttaccgatactcacgataaaaaataataatcttaacataaaaagtaatattttttcattgatgactcaaataaaaaatctgtctcacaaaatacgacctgtgagaccatctcacacaagtttttgttacAAGACTTTACTAGATACAACTCAAGTGCACTGTTGAAGTATGATAGATTAGTATCAGTAAAGATTGACAAAAATGATTATCAAGAAATAAATACTATAATATATGAAATATTACTCGTATAAGAACCTTCTCTCGATCATGCAGATAAACACCTACGAATATGCATACGTAAGTCAACTTTTCAAGAATTCAAACATTTAACCAAACCACCACAAACCAAAATCCACCAAGAGTGCGGTGTGGTGTCATGGCTTCACAATAAAGTTTACAACTTAAAACTTCAGTGTGTTTCAGCTTTCAACGAGCACTCGGGCTCCATTcaaatattacattaattaataTCCGTAGGAAGAAATGTGAAGAACATTCAGGCAAGGAAATACTCACGTCCATAGTTTTCAGCAAACACCCAAATACATCCTAAAAAAGccaaattagaaaaaaaattcagaaaaaaataatcatttagcTTCGCTAAGCGTCGCTATTTCAGCTATCGCGGTTGTCAGCTATAGTGCCAATACCGAGGATAGCGAGCGCTATTGCAAAGCCTATATGGAAGAGACAAATAAAAcgagaataaaaaaatttggatgTCCTCTAAGCCTTGATTTGGCCAAAGAATTTGGCCTTCTCCTGTGTGGTCTGGAAGCGACCATGACCAAATTTGGAGGATGTATCGATGAATTTCAGTTTGATCTCCTCCAATGCAACTCTAGAAgtctggttcaacaatgattgTCTCAATGTGACGACACGCTTCTTTGGCCCCACGCAGCAGCCCTTTATCATGAGATAGTCGTCCTTGACTACACCAAAGTGAGGAAATCCTCCCATTGGTGTGATATCCTTCTCAGTCCTAAAAAGTTTGCAAAAGTTGAAAGTCAACATTAACCTGAGTTTCGTGTATCCAGTTTTTCCTTGGTTCTACACAAACTCAAATGATCAAGCATTTGCCTATTAACGGTtagaaaatgcattattttttattaaactcGGTCGAACAAGAGAAACCTAATGGTGCAATAACAAATGAAGAGAGTTTACCAACCTATCAAACTCCGTCATACCAGCGTGAGATTCCTGACCAGACTTTCCCagtttgtaaattttcttgttcaTCTCTGTCCGGTGATGGTACCCATTTTGCCCAGCCCGGGCAACTGTGAAGGAAACCCTGGCAGGGTGCCAGGCACCGATACAAGCAACCTTGCGAAGCCCACGGTGAGTCTTGCGAGGTAGGCGGGTGACACCCCAACGGGTCACCACACCCTCATATCCCTTACCCTTCGTAACTCCAATAATGTCAATCATTTCATCTTTCTGGAACACCGCATCAACAGGAACCTGCTTTTCAAAAAAGTTATAAGCAAAATCAACTTTCTTCACAACATCTCCACCATTGACTTGAATCTCCATCAAGTGGGCTTTCTTCTGCTTTAGTCCCTTCATCTTCCGAATCTGAAGAACAAATTATCCCAGATTATAAAAATGTTGAATAGAACTCTAGCAAAGGCTACTAaggtttttttttaagaaagcAACTACTTATTAAGATTCAAAAAAAGTGGTAATAAAAACCTGTGTATGAGCCAACACCCGAATGACAGAGCAGTACTTCTTCATTTTCTCTAACTGAGCTTCAATATCCTTCTTCCCTTCTTCAGTATCTAACTTCTTTGAATACTTGGTGAAAGCCTTCTTTTTCGACTTGCACCAGTTCTTGTAGAATCTCCTCTTGACCTCCTCACTAAGATGCTGTGCCCAGACAGTATTCAGACAACGAAGGCCACGAGGTGTTTTAACATACCCGACAAGTCCAACAACTATCATTGGTGGAGCTTCTATGATAGTTACAGCTTCACATGTTTCTTTCTTGTGAAGTTCTGATGAAGAAATATGATAAGAGTATAAAATAGTTATATCCCGCAAACAAAACATTACATCTTTCGGATAACAACTCATGTTGAAGTTTCACACATATGATCTATAATTAAAACGAGAGGAATTTTTGAAACAGTTAATAAACCTTGTCCAAATTTAATGCCCGTTTCACAGAAAATAATAACAAGTGAACGTTTATCCAACAAGAGGAAGTCCATGTTATGATCATTACTCCAGGTTCCAATAAATAATTGGAAGGACGGCACAATACTATGTGTTGCGGAGAGAATACTATGTTGCGGAGAGAAGAGAAGAGAAGAAAACTCACTTGATCCCGGTTTTTCAACCTCACGCACAACATGTGTCATTCCAGCTTTATATCCAAGGAAAGCAGTCAATCTGCAAGCTTTAGTGGGATCATCTTTTGGGAATGCCTTGACTGCACAGTACAAAAGACAATCAGGAACCCATTTATATAAGTTGAAGCAATAATATTTCTGCAACAAACTACACATCTAGGCTAAGGCGATGATTTTTTAGTCCTCTATTTACCCTCATAAACTAATTATTATGTTTTACAATGGTTTAATAATTTGTAAAGTACACGTTGGATTTATTACATATCATAGATTTTTCTTATATTATTTTACATTCTAGCATCTTAGCCACTTCAACAAAGTATATGCCCCAGCCTTATCTTGGCTCTAAGATACATCGACCTTAATGTGACCGGCTCTCCTACTGAGGGAAGAGGACAAATCTACAAAATGAGAATTAAAGAGAGAAAGCCCAACAAAACATAGCATACTAGTTTCTTCATCAAATAAACACTAAAGCATCGGCAGAGACTAATGGCCAAATtgtaaaaatgaaatttttaagTCATCTCTCATTAGACAACTTCCGTTATTGTTATCCTCGGCCACAAAAAGGTTAACCGTTTAAATAATGCAATGGagcatttataaatttaatggAAGATTCCGGCAGTCGAAATCAACAAtctattaaaaataatactgagACAAATACTAAACACGCAGAATTTTAAAGACCTTTTCCTCTGTGACGAGATGCCCTTTTCCTTGGAAGAAATCCCAAAGATCCATGTCTTGGATGCTCAAACTTTCGGTGAGACATTGTGTATGAAAAGTAGTTACTCTGCAAAACTCATCgattttaattcatttttccTCGAACTACTAATACAGAAAATTGTTTCGGTGCTTGAGGAATCTATGGTCCGAAAATATTGGAACAAATTAAGGATACTTACATGGACAAACACAAATACCTTCATCAAAAAAAGTTTTGAACATTAATAAGTTAGAAGAGAAATTTCATT from the Primulina tabacum isolate GXHZ01 chromosome 8, ASM2559414v2, whole genome shotgun sequence genome contains:
- the LOC142553975 gene encoding large ribosomal subunit protein uL3y-like isoform X2, which produces MSHRKFEHPRHGSLGFLPRKRASRHRGKVKAFPKDDPTKACRLTAFLGYKAGMTHVVREVEKPGSKLHKKETCEAVTIIEAPPMIVVGLVGYVKTPRGLRCLNTVWAQHLSEEVKRRFYKNWCKSKKKAFTKYSKKLDTEEGKKDIEAQLEKMKKYCSVIRVLAHTQIRKMKGLKQKKAHLMEIQVNGGDVVKKVDFAYNFFEKQVPVDAVFQKDEMIDIIGVTKGKGYEGVVTRWGVTRLPRKTHRGLRKVACIGAWHPARVSFTVARAGQNGYHHRTEMNKKIYKLGKSGQESHAGMTEFDRTEKDITPMGGFPHFGVVKDDYLMIKGCCVGPKKRVVTLRQSLLNQTSRVALEEIKLKFIDTSSKFGHGRFQTTQEKAKFFGQIKA
- the LOC142553975 gene encoding large ribosomal subunit protein uL3-like isoform X1 — protein: MKVFVFVHSNYFSYTMSHRKFEHPRHGSLGFLPRKRASRHRGKVKAFPKDDPTKACRLTAFLGYKAGMTHVVREVEKPGSKLHKKETCEAVTIIEAPPMIVVGLVGYVKTPRGLRCLNTVWAQHLSEEVKRRFYKNWCKSKKKAFTKYSKKLDTEEGKKDIEAQLEKMKKYCSVIRVLAHTQIRKMKGLKQKKAHLMEIQVNGGDVVKKVDFAYNFFEKQVPVDAVFQKDEMIDIIGVTKGKGYEGVVTRWGVTRLPRKTHRGLRKVACIGAWHPARVSFTVARAGQNGYHHRTEMNKKIYKLGKSGQESHAGMTEFDRTEKDITPMGGFPHFGVVKDDYLMIKGCCVGPKKRVVTLRQSLLNQTSRVALEEIKLKFIDTSSKFGHGRFQTTQEKAKFFGQIKA